In a single window of the Nocardioides sp. L-11A genome:
- a CDS encoding antibiotic biosynthesis monooxygenase, producing the protein MSVVKINAIQVPPNAGPELEKRFAARAGAVEGAPGFLGFQLLRPTAGEQRYFVVTQWADEASFAAWRDGDARAAHAAPAGEAPRKPVATGADLLEFEVVLDVKPA; encoded by the coding sequence ATGTCCGTCGTGAAGATCAACGCCATCCAGGTCCCTCCGAACGCCGGACCCGAGCTGGAGAAGCGGTTCGCCGCCCGGGCCGGGGCGGTCGAGGGCGCCCCCGGCTTCCTCGGCTTCCAGCTGCTCCGGCCGACGGCCGGCGAGCAGCGCTACTTCGTCGTCACCCAGTGGGCCGACGAGGCCTCCTTCGCCGCCTGGCGGGACGGCGACGCCCGTGCGGCCCACGCCGCGCCTGCGGGCGAGGCCCCGCGCAAGCCGGTCGCGACGGGTGCCGACCTGCTGGAGTTCGAGGTCGTGCTGGACGTCAAGCCGGCCTGA
- a CDS encoding carboxypeptidase-like regulatory domain-containing protein, which yields MRPLRLLRPLVALALVLGGLGMAGPPAAAAAGVITGHVTDGEGDPIAGASLTLYTRTGTLWIQAGTTSTDATGRYDTSALSLAATGYRLRFSASGYATEWYDDARAPRKATTLALSSADVVIDAQLTSAVPVAGVVSDDAGTPVLGARVAVLQNGGDGVWDVVAETTTGTGGYAVAVAPGTYRVRAEGNALAVGGGQETYGYGTRSYDGGADLVVPAGGASGVDIRFAPLAHVSGVVRDLDGHPIGGITVSASGTCGEGCGLTPVASTRTAADGTYTLRAVPGSYAIRFDDQDGAAWFEERWADGAPITVGAAGVDGISPRLVAARTITGRVSVDGVARGFARVSWRDASVVPSEPWTEDDWTFSKPDGSYSLTVPEGSYLVRFRDPTIHRCEFYAGAGMLQDATTIEVGSQDRAGIDANLTSADAGDCTGADPGRSIANVQRPVITGPPEVGRTLTVTPGVWEPGDVEVQSYVWSAGDVIVATGPSPTYVVRPGDAGRSIVVQEIVTAAGFTEPGFAESDARGPVIDPAACAAAAGAIAGASTAATAAATGADAASTKAAKAAKKLKKLRKAGAAKPKVAKARKRAKATRKALAAARSDQVAANAAVTAAQAAVPAGC from the coding sequence GTGCGCCCTCTCCGACTCCTCCGCCCGCTCGTCGCGCTGGCCCTGGTCCTCGGCGGCCTCGGCATGGCCGGGCCGCCCGCGGCCGCGGCCGCCGGTGTCATCACCGGTCACGTGACCGACGGCGAGGGGGACCCGATCGCCGGGGCGTCGCTCACCCTCTACACACGGACGGGCACGCTCTGGATCCAGGCGGGCACGACGTCGACCGATGCCACGGGCCGCTACGACACCTCCGCGCTCTCCCTCGCCGCGACCGGGTATCGGCTCCGGTTCAGTGCGAGCGGCTACGCCACGGAGTGGTACGACGACGCGCGAGCGCCGCGCAAGGCGACGACCCTCGCGCTGTCCTCGGCGGACGTCGTCATCGACGCGCAGCTCACCAGCGCCGTTCCCGTCGCGGGCGTCGTGAGCGACGATGCGGGGACTCCGGTCCTCGGCGCGCGTGTCGCGGTGCTGCAGAACGGGGGAGACGGCGTCTGGGACGTGGTCGCCGAGACGACGACCGGCACCGGCGGCTATGCGGTCGCGGTGGCACCCGGCACCTATCGGGTCAGGGCGGAGGGCAACGCCCTTGCCGTCGGCGGCGGGCAGGAGACCTACGGCTACGGCACGCGGTCGTACGACGGCGGAGCGGATCTCGTCGTACCCGCCGGAGGTGCCAGCGGTGTCGACATCCGGTTCGCTCCGCTCGCCCACGTCTCCGGCGTGGTGCGCGACCTCGACGGTCACCCGATCGGCGGCATCACCGTGTCCGCCTCCGGCACGTGTGGCGAGGGCTGCGGCCTGACCCCCGTGGCCAGCACGAGGACCGCCGCCGACGGGACCTACACCCTCCGGGCGGTCCCGGGGAGCTATGCGATCCGCTTCGACGACCAGGACGGCGCGGCCTGGTTCGAGGAGCGGTGGGCCGACGGGGCACCGATCACGGTCGGTGCCGCCGGTGTGGACGGGATCAGCCCGCGTCTCGTGGCCGCGCGCACCATCACCGGGCGGGTCAGCGTCGACGGTGTGGCGCGGGGCTTCGCACGGGTGTCGTGGCGGGACGCGTCGGTCGTCCCGTCCGAGCCGTGGACCGAGGACGACTGGACGTTCAGCAAACCGGACGGCAGCTACTCCCTCACCGTTCCCGAGGGCTCCTATCTGGTCCGGTTCCGCGACCCGACGATCCACCGGTGCGAGTTCTACGCGGGCGCCGGGATGCTGCAGGACGCGACGACCATCGAGGTCGGGAGCCAGGACCGCGCCGGCATCGACGCCAACCTCACCTCCGCGGACGCGGGGGACTGCACCGGTGCCGACCCGGGACGCAGCATCGCGAACGTCCAGCGACCGGTGATCACCGGCCCGCCTGAGGTCGGCCGGACCCTGACCGTCACCCCGGGCGTGTGGGAGCCCGGCGACGTCGAGGTCCAGTCCTACGTGTGGTCGGCCGGCGACGTGATCGTGGCGACCGGCCCCTCCCCGACGTACGTCGTGCGGCCGGGTGACGCGGGCCGGAGCATCGTCGTCCAGGAGATCGTCACGGCCGCGGGCTTCACCGAGCCGGGATTCGCCGAGTCCGACGCCCGGGGGCCGGTGATCGACCCGGCGGCGTGCGCGGCGGCCGCCGGCGCGATCGCCGGGGCGAGCACGGCGGCGACGGCCGCGGCGACGGGAGCCGATGCGGCGAGCACCAAGGCGGCCAAGGCGGCGAAGAAGCTGAAGAAGTTGAGGAAGGCGGGGGCCGCGAAGCCCAAGGTCGCCAAGGCGAGGAAGCGGGCCAAGGCCACCCGGAAGGCCCTCGCGGCCGCGCGGTCCGACCAGGTGGCGGCGAACGCAGCGGTCACTGCTGCCCAGGCCGCGGTGCCCGCCGGCTGTTGA